From a single Vidua macroura isolate BioBank_ID:100142 unplaced genomic scaffold, ASM2450914v1 whyUn_scaffold_175, whole genome shotgun sequence genomic region:
- the LOC128802756 gene encoding putative per-hexamer repeat protein 5 yields the protein MDRWTWHGHGMDRQMDGHGWTDGHGWTDGHGTDGQMDTAWTQHGQTDGQTRLDRWTQHGHGMDRRTDGHGWTDGHGTDRRTRHGHSTDRWTRHGWTDTAWMWEGQGRGQRRTGTRLTNTHGQTDTAWTDGHGTDRRTRHGHGWTDGHSMDMGGTGTGTGTGTGTGTGTGTAPHQDPSDGHPRTDGHGMDGQMDTAGQMDTGWTGTGHGHPDPPEGHPGWTQGGLRTRTRTRTGDRDGPWRCPGKAPWRPPQCPGARRMGSGRTEPRPRGQFRPGGQFGPWGSVQAPGVSSGPGSVQAPGVIRPQGSVRAWGAAAMMGMAAAMIGVVTAMMVVAASMTGVVASPSGQAVSPGLTGHAPAPRVRPGRSGAATTPVPAPEAPPCPHSRWRRALSPHRTPQHGGAHRCVSDVILVPARAGSGAAMAARSSRGW from the exons atggacagatggacatggCACGGACACGGCATGGACAGACAGATGGACGGACACGGCTGGACAGATGGACATGGCTGGACAGATGGACACGGCACGGACGGACAGATGGACACGGCGTGGACACAGCATGGACAGACGGACGGACAGACACGgctggacagatggacacagcACGGACACGGCATGGACAGACGGACGGACGGACACGGCTGGACAGATGGACATGGcacggacagacggacacggCACGGACACAGCACGGACAGATGGACACGGCACGGATGGACGGACACAGCATGGAtgtgggagggacagggacggggacagcgCCGCACCGGGACCCGCCTGACCAACACCcacggacagacggacacggcatggacagatggacacggcacggacagacggacacggCATGGACATGgctggacagatggacacagcATGGAcatgggagggacagggacagggacagggacagggacagggacagggacagggacagggacggcGCCACACCAGGACCCGTCTGATGGACACCcacggacagacggacacggcatggatggacagatggacacggctggacagatggacacaggaTGGACAGGGACGGGCCATGGACACCCAGATCCACCTGAGGGACATCCAGGGTGGACACAGGGTGGACtcaggacaaggacaaggacaaggacaggggacagggatggtcCCTGGCGGTGCCCTGGGAAGGCCCCGTGGAGGCCCCCGCAATGTCCCGGAGCTCGCAGGATGGGCAGTGGCCGGACAGAGCCACGGCCCCGGGGTCAGTTCAG GCCCGGGGGTCAGTTCGGGCCTTGGGGGTCAGTTCAGGCCCCAGGGGTCAGTTCGGGCCCGGGGTCAGTTCAGGCCCCAGGGGTCA TTCGGCCCCAGGGGTCAGTTCGGGCCTGGG GGGCTGCCGCCATGATGGGTATGGCGGCCGCCATGATTGGTGTGGTGACCGCCATGATGGTTGTGGCAGCCTCCATGACAGGAGTGGTCGCTTCACCGTCAGGCCAGGCCGTGTCTCCCGGACTAACGGGACACGCCCCCGCCCCACGGGTCCGTCCCGGCCGCTCCGGAGCCGCCACAACCCCGGTACCGGCGCCTGAAGCGCCGCCCTGCCCACACTCAAGATGGCGCCGCGCTCTGAGTCCTCACAGGACCCCTCAACATGGCGGCGCCCATCGCTGCGTCAGTGACGTCATTCTAGTTCCGGCACGGGCCGGAAGTGGCGCGGCCATGGCGGCGCGGAGCTCCCGGGGCTGGTGA